The following coding sequences lie in one Alloacidobacterium dinghuense genomic window:
- a CDS encoding recombinase family protein: MSFAGATVNGLGDSPGKRAAVYARFSEKGQRETSIDDQLKECSEAANKNGWVILKEFERFDKARSGKSLVGRRGLLELVELAGQKPRPFDVLIFHSTSRAGRNLSDMLPLIDLLIFYGIELYFVDNDLRSTNPMFRDLFIMYGRNDEHYSKQVGHNVKRGQRGRVLNGFIGCARTYGYKNVPVEDRVEKHVYGRPKVHGVNYEINPEEEKVVVRAFTMCARGISASQIAKTFNREGIPAPLDGKKGKRRVWHVGTVIRLLTNTKYIGVHVYNKRQQVRNPKTGTVLMVPRPESEWVTVPKPEWRIVSDELWHAAQAKLRHKKFNGRRRGGFNRSDRSRLYIFSGTMKCRPCGGKINIVQAKKEDPLYGCHRHRFNGTCDNALQVSQVLLEERLLAALAANLESPEIRKVIVEEFRRRCKMPWMRTRQACGTRMLSMTCGVGRRSSCRSATI; this comes from the coding sequence ATGAGCTTTGCAGGTGCGACAGTAAACGGCCTCGGGGATTCACCGGGGAAGCGAGCAGCGGTCTATGCGCGTTTTTCAGAGAAGGGGCAGCGCGAAACCTCAATTGACGATCAGCTTAAGGAGTGCAGCGAAGCGGCGAACAAGAACGGGTGGGTCATCTTGAAGGAATTCGAACGGTTCGACAAGGCACGGAGTGGGAAGTCGCTGGTAGGACGTCGTGGATTACTGGAGCTTGTGGAATTGGCTGGGCAGAAGCCACGTCCTTTCGACGTCCTCATCTTCCACTCGACCTCACGGGCTGGCCGAAATCTTTCTGACATGTTGCCGCTGATCGACCTTCTGATCTTCTACGGGATCGAGTTGTACTTCGTTGACAACGATCTTCGCTCAACGAATCCGATGTTCCGCGACCTCTTCATCATGTACGGTCGCAACGATGAGCACTACTCGAAGCAGGTGGGGCACAACGTGAAGCGCGGTCAGCGCGGGCGAGTGCTGAACGGCTTCATCGGTTGTGCACGTACCTACGGATATAAGAATGTGCCGGTGGAGGACCGGGTGGAAAAGCACGTGTACGGTCGTCCGAAGGTACACGGGGTGAACTACGAGATCAACCCTGAGGAAGAGAAGGTGGTAGTTCGTGCTTTCACCATGTGCGCTCGCGGTATCAGCGCCTCTCAGATCGCCAAGACCTTCAACCGTGAGGGTATACCGGCACCGCTGGACGGCAAGAAGGGGAAGCGGCGGGTCTGGCATGTTGGGACGGTGATCCGCCTGCTCACGAACACGAAGTACATCGGCGTCCATGTCTACAATAAGCGCCAACAGGTCCGGAACCCGAAGACCGGAACCGTACTCATGGTCCCTCGGCCTGAATCCGAATGGGTTACTGTGCCGAAGCCCGAATGGCGCATTGTGAGCGACGAATTGTGGCATGCGGCTCAGGCAAAGCTTCGCCATAAGAAGTTCAATGGAAGAAGACGAGGCGGTTTCAATCGCTCCGACCGGAGTCGGCTGTACATCTTCAGCGGCACCATGAAATGCCGCCCATGCGGCGGAAAGATCAACATCGTCCAGGCGAAGAAAGAAGATCCTCTGTACGGCTGTCATCGCCATAGATTCAACGGCACCTGCGACAACGCGCTGCAGGTCTCCCAGGTGCTTCTGGAAGAGCGGTTGCTTGCGGCCTTGGCGGCAAATTTGGAAAGCCCGGAGATTCGGAAGGTGATCGTCGAGGAGTTTCGGCGCAGATGCAAGATGCCGTGGATGCGTACGAGGCAAGCTTGCGGAACCAGGATGCTATCGATGACATGCGGAGTCGGCAGAAGGTCCTCATGCAGGAGCGCGACAATCTGA
- a CDS encoding VOC family protein — protein sequence MNRFQPDGWHTVTPRIITSKPDELVRFVKEVFRGQGEFQVNRPAEIRIGDSMIMISNGDGLREPVPAFLYVYVENVDETYQRAVEAGAESLEIPSALPYGDRRAMVKDLWGNLWQIASRKHGT from the coding sequence ATGAACCGATTTCAACCAGACGGCTGGCACACAGTGACTCCGAGGATTATCACTTCGAAACCCGACGAGTTGGTTCGTTTTGTCAAAGAGGTTTTCCGTGGGCAGGGCGAGTTCCAGGTCAACCGTCCGGCGGAGATCCGTATCGGCGATTCGATGATCATGATCAGCAACGGGGATGGTCTTCGGGAGCCCGTGCCGGCCTTTCTTTATGTCTACGTTGAAAATGTGGATGAAACTTATCAGCGAGCAGTAGAAGCGGGAGCAGAAAGCCTGGAGATTCCGTCAGCCCTTCCGTACGGGGACAGAAGGGCGATGGTGAAGGACCTCTGGGGCAACCTGTGGCAGATTGCCTCGCGCAAGCATGGCACGTAG
- a CDS encoding S9 family peptidase, translating into MEKCRPLQLLLVFACGVCVPLAASSGPDDRQITDPKSVVSPSNPAAHPASIDDLYYTRSMSGAAWSPDGKEIAFTSNMAGRPNLWKVNAKGGWPIQLTQSDDRQYSAVWSPDGKWIVYQQDRGGDELWDLYAIPSEGGEVINLTNTPDIREEGPVWSHDGKTIAFGYKPKEGSQYDIALLDWITHKVHKLTNEQQPGYSWNAVAWSPDDKTIYANRVNPPFTDADIYSIDVSTGKTENLTPHQGTVRYLASSLAPNGQTVLLTSDAKGGYMNVALLDIASRKSTWVTDSKWEASSGSFSPDGKRFSYVINGDGLTDAYIADTSSNQAEKIDLAQGLNSFSGNPNEFAPQSDRVIVSHEASNQPGDLWVYDLAKRHEEQLTFSAVASLSATPLPPAQIVHYKTYDGKTISALLWMPFNLKRDESNPALVLPHGGPTGQVVDYWSPRVAALTSRGYICIAPNPRGSTGYGLDFQKANFQDLGGGDLKDEIAAVDFLKTTGYVDPKKVGITGGSYGGFMTLMAIGKAPDIWGAAVEEYGIINWSTMLKSSDPSLNEYLKAVLGDPDKNRKVYEEDSPITYIRNEKAPLLVLQGGNDPRVPKEEAQQVVEILRKEGRVVDVHYYPNEGHGFEKRENQIDAIKRTIAWFDQYLMGKSGTPNDPTAQKGR; encoded by the coding sequence ATGGAAAAGTGTCGTCCACTACAACTGTTGCTTGTCTTTGCCTGCGGCGTATGTGTGCCGCTGGCCGCATCCAGTGGTCCTGATGACCGTCAAATCACCGATCCCAAATCAGTCGTCTCCCCGTCGAATCCAGCGGCACACCCCGCTTCTATCGACGACCTATATTACACCCGGAGTATGTCTGGCGCGGCCTGGTCGCCTGACGGAAAGGAGATCGCCTTCACCAGCAACATGGCTGGGCGTCCCAACCTGTGGAAGGTGAATGCAAAAGGCGGATGGCCGATCCAGCTTACCCAGTCCGACGATCGGCAATACAGCGCGGTGTGGTCACCTGACGGCAAGTGGATTGTCTACCAGCAGGATCGCGGCGGCGATGAATTGTGGGACCTGTATGCCATCCCGAGCGAAGGCGGCGAGGTGATCAATTTGACCAACACGCCCGACATTCGCGAGGAAGGCCCAGTGTGGTCCCACGATGGAAAGACCATCGCGTTTGGCTATAAGCCGAAAGAGGGCTCGCAGTATGACATTGCTCTGCTTGACTGGATCACACACAAGGTTCACAAGCTGACTAATGAACAGCAACCCGGCTACTCCTGGAATGCTGTGGCATGGAGCCCTGACGACAAGACAATCTATGCGAACCGTGTGAACCCGCCCTTCACCGACGCAGATATATACAGCATCGATGTGTCCACGGGAAAAACGGAGAATCTAACCCCGCATCAAGGCACGGTGCGTTATCTGGCATCATCGCTTGCTCCTAACGGCCAAACGGTTCTCCTCACCTCCGACGCCAAAGGCGGTTATATGAATGTTGCTCTGCTCGATATCGCGAGCAGAAAGAGCACATGGGTCACAGATTCGAAATGGGAAGCATCCTCAGGAAGTTTTTCACCTGATGGGAAACGCTTCTCCTACGTTATCAACGGTGATGGGCTGACAGATGCCTACATCGCCGACACTTCGTCGAACCAGGCGGAGAAGATCGATCTAGCGCAGGGCCTGAACTCTTTCTCCGGTAATCCCAACGAGTTCGCGCCGCAGAGCGATCGCGTGATCGTGTCCCATGAAGCCTCCAACCAGCCGGGGGACCTATGGGTCTATGACCTGGCAAAGCGGCACGAAGAACAACTGACGTTCTCAGCGGTTGCCAGCTTGAGCGCTACACCACTTCCGCCAGCGCAGATCGTCCACTACAAGACGTACGATGGCAAAACGATCAGCGCCTTGCTCTGGATGCCGTTCAATCTCAAGCGCGACGAGAGCAATCCGGCACTGGTGCTGCCGCACGGTGGCCCTACCGGCCAGGTGGTCGACTATTGGAGTCCTCGTGTAGCGGCTCTGACCTCGCGCGGATACATCTGCATCGCCCCCAACCCGCGCGGGTCCACCGGCTACGGCCTCGATTTTCAGAAAGCTAATTTTCAGGACTTGGGCGGTGGTGACCTCAAGGATGAAATTGCCGCTGTGGATTTTCTCAAAACCACGGGTTACGTTGACCCGAAAAAAGTCGGCATCACCGGCGGATCCTACGGTGGCTTCATGACGCTGATGGCTATCGGCAAGGCTCCCGATATTTGGGGAGCGGCTGTCGAGGAATACGGCATCATCAACTGGTCGACGATGCTGAAAAGTTCTGACCCGTCGCTCAACGAGTACCTGAAGGCGGTCCTCGGCGATCCCGACAAGAACCGGAAAGTCTATGAGGAAGATTCACCGATCACTTACATTCGGAACGAGAAGGCACCCCTGCTTGTCCTGCAGGGGGGTAACGACCCGCGAGTGCCAAAGGAAGAAGCGCAGCAGGTGGTCGAGATCCTTAGGAAAGAAGGCCGCGTGGTCGACGTCCACTATTATCCGAATGAAGGTCACGGCTTCGAGAAGCGAGAGAACCAGATCGATGCCATCAAGCGGACAATCGCATGGTTTGACCAATATCTGATGGGGAAGAGCGGCACTCCAAATGACCCAACGGCACAAAAAGGACGGTGA
- a CDS encoding tyrosine-type recombinase/integrase produces MANSKVALLMRVRLRDGKRIYAAPVVTKNGKFKPLNAVIDGKVEHHPEGVYVLRYREDGRLIYRQVGSDADAAETAKLNLQLELRRKAPGAKAVTLPVTAAVLRAAGSPTPVALPVPADDKRKSRVQESLTSLRDSFIKKFAYGSADTIYAYTYVATEFVTLVTKRDKNTPVDLDESDVLAFDRHLESKGNSKTTRASRYGYVRCFLRHCGLNPSRTDDKDETSGVVSAPQHKKLKAKPKLAVETFNEADLQKLYAVSSERHRMVWMAFRMLGLRDEELAYTLWSNIDWEHRLWLVRFKPAGSFPWNPKLGWKSKDSEERDIPIPDVLYTELKTWRNKNPKSHLVFPTSGGQTDIKLLKALKSDWRNAGLNCGHCVGCLGPKIECGKAKLKTFRSTYLTTMLRYVDLRSVQALAGHSDIATTQRYLAPASQAVLQNAANAAFGSAT; encoded by the coding sequence ATGGCCAATAGCAAAGTTGCTCTTCTAATGCGCGTGCGTCTGAGAGACGGCAAGCGCATCTACGCCGCACCGGTAGTCACTAAGAACGGAAAATTCAAGCCACTTAACGCCGTGATTGATGGCAAGGTTGAACATCATCCCGAGGGTGTTTACGTCCTGCGCTATCGTGAAGACGGTCGGCTCATATACAGGCAGGTCGGAAGCGATGCCGATGCTGCTGAGACTGCAAAGCTCAACCTGCAGCTCGAACTTCGCAGAAAGGCTCCAGGGGCAAAAGCAGTGACCCTCCCCGTGACCGCAGCAGTTCTCCGAGCCGCCGGTTCACCTACACCTGTGGCTTTGCCAGTTCCTGCGGACGACAAAAGAAAGAGCCGAGTTCAAGAATCGCTGACTTCGTTGCGTGACAGCTTCATAAAGAAGTTCGCCTATGGATCAGCCGACACGATATACGCCTATACTTACGTGGCCACTGAGTTCGTCACGCTTGTGACCAAACGAGACAAAAACACGCCGGTTGATCTGGATGAAAGCGATGTACTTGCTTTTGATCGTCACCTGGAGTCTAAAGGAAATTCCAAAACGACACGTGCCAGTCGTTACGGATACGTTCGGTGTTTCCTTCGGCATTGTGGTCTGAATCCCAGCCGCACTGATGACAAGGACGAGACCAGCGGAGTAGTTAGCGCCCCACAACATAAAAAGCTGAAGGCCAAGCCGAAATTGGCAGTGGAAACATTCAATGAAGCAGACCTACAGAAGCTCTATGCGGTGTCCTCGGAGCGTCACCGTATGGTATGGATGGCGTTCCGTATGCTCGGTCTGCGGGATGAGGAACTGGCCTACACCCTCTGGTCGAATATTGATTGGGAGCATCGGCTCTGGCTCGTCCGTTTTAAACCAGCGGGTAGCTTTCCGTGGAACCCGAAGTTGGGCTGGAAGTCGAAGGACAGTGAAGAGCGCGACATTCCCATTCCCGACGTGCTCTACACAGAGCTTAAGACGTGGAGAAACAAGAATCCAAAATCCCATTTGGTGTTCCCAACTTCCGGTGGGCAGACTGATATCAAATTATTAAAGGCCCTAAAGTCAGACTGGCGAAACGCAGGACTCAATTGCGGTCACTGCGTCGGATGTCTGGGTCCGAAGATTGAATGTGGCAAGGCGAAACTCAAGACGTTCCGCTCCACCTATCTAACGACGATGCTACGGTACGTTGATCTCCGGAGCGTGCAGGCTCTTGCCGGACATAGCGACATCGCAACGACTCAGCGTTACTTAGCGCCAGCATCCCAGGCTGTGCTTCAGAACGCCGCCAACGCGGCATTCGGCTCAGCGACATAA
- a CDS encoding OsmC family protein, whose amino-acid sequence MERTASAVWRGGLKDGKGVISSQSGVLKDTQYSFSTRFESGIGTNPEELIAAAHAGCFTMALSAQLGNANLTAESLETTANVKFEKTDDGFKITAIRLTTRAKVPGASESAFDTAAQNAKNGCPISRLFQGNTDITLDAKLI is encoded by the coding sequence ATGGAACGTACAGCGAGTGCCGTTTGGAGAGGTGGGCTAAAAGACGGCAAGGGCGTGATCTCATCTCAGAGCGGCGTTTTGAAAGATACGCAGTATTCCTTCAGTACGCGATTTGAGAGCGGTATCGGCACTAATCCAGAAGAATTGATTGCAGCGGCCCATGCGGGCTGCTTCACCATGGCATTGAGCGCGCAACTGGGAAATGCAAATCTGACGGCCGAGTCGCTTGAGACGACGGCCAATGTCAAGTTTGAAAAGACGGATGATGGCTTCAAGATCACTGCGATTCGCTTGACTACACGAGCTAAGGTTCCAGGCGCGAGCGAATCGGCATTTGATACGGCAGCACAAAATGCCAAGAACGGTTGTCCGATTTCCCGCCTCTTCCAGGGGAACACCGACATCACGCTCGACGCCAAACTTATCTGA
- a CDS encoding PadR family transcriptional regulator, translated as MFGHRDEYEQREGCGPRSGKHFRGGRHGFFGEMGEMWGRHGRYGGDLGGRLFDNGELRFVILQLLAEKPSYGYEMIKAIGERLSGVYAPSPGVVYPTLTMLEEEGFATVAATDGAKKLYTITDAGREELKANKTLVDTIFARIAQVGSAFGRGRSPQIMRAMHNFKLALKLRFAQGDLTKEQVNKIAEIIDAAAKGIESI; from the coding sequence ATGTTCGGACATAGAGATGAATACGAACAACGAGAAGGCTGCGGGCCACGTTCCGGGAAGCACTTTCGCGGAGGCCGTCACGGCTTCTTCGGCGAAATGGGTGAGATGTGGGGTCGTCATGGTCGCTACGGCGGAGATCTGGGTGGACGGCTCTTTGACAACGGCGAGCTTCGCTTTGTCATCTTGCAGCTTCTTGCCGAAAAGCCAAGCTACGGCTATGAAATGATTAAAGCCATCGGCGAGCGCTTGTCTGGCGTATACGCTCCCAGCCCCGGTGTGGTCTATCCCACCCTGACCATGCTTGAGGAAGAGGGCTTTGCCACGGTCGCTGCCACGGACGGCGCAAAAAAGCTATACACCATCACCGATGCAGGCCGCGAGGAACTGAAGGCCAACAAGACACTAGTCGACACGATCTTTGCACGAATTGCACAGGTCGGTTCTGCCTTTGGCCGTGGGCGTTCTCCGCAGATCATGCGCGCGATGCACAACTTCAAACTGGCACTCAAGCTGCGCTTTGCGCAAGGCGATTTAACCAAAGAGCAGGTAAACAAAATTGCGGAGATTATCGATGCTGCCGCCAAAGGAATCGAATCTATTTGA
- a CDS encoding M28 family peptidase — protein MTPSLRLTCAVALLTAAAAICHAQVPAIPGVPDAARKAADSIDPEKIRAHVRFLASDLLEGRGPGTRGAQLAAEYIATQFALEGLKPAGDDGTYFQKVPLYAVHTVEDQTTASFVPQNGQPIPLTYGVDYVAKDQTGSASADIDAPIVFVGYGIDAPEYHWNDYAGVDVKGKVLLVIVNEPPSTDDSFFKGKTMTYYGRWTYKYEEASRKGALGVLIIHREDLASYPWHVVRDSQAIEKSYLQGDPTATLEAASWIQHDAAQKLLTAAGQGTVDAMIDAAGKRGFHAIELPVRFKAHIANKVRHYDSANVVGEVPGEQSGQAVLYSAHYDHLGIDPNAKGDNIYNGAADNATGCGILLEMARAFAQTKPPHSVYFASVTAEEQGLLGSQWLGMHPPVPAAQISLDLNYDMLNPIGIPTATEISGAERTTFYPEVEKTAKAFNLTIEPDQFPGAGHYYRSDHFSLARVGIPSFSIGQGTTFEGHDAQWGKQQMEDFVAHRYHQPSDEYRAEMDFRGDARMAQFGFILGWEASSLPQSIGWQPGDEFEAARKKVN, from the coding sequence ATGACCCCCTCTCTCCGCCTGACCTGCGCCGTCGCCCTTCTCACCGCCGCCGCAGCCATATGCCACGCGCAAGTCCCCGCAATTCCCGGAGTGCCCGATGCTGCGCGCAAAGCCGCAGACAGCATCGACCCGGAGAAGATACGCGCGCACGTCCGCTTCCTCGCCAGCGATCTGCTCGAAGGCCGCGGACCGGGAACGCGAGGCGCGCAACTCGCCGCCGAATACATCGCGACGCAGTTCGCGCTCGAAGGATTGAAGCCTGCAGGCGATGACGGAACCTACTTCCAGAAGGTCCCGCTCTACGCAGTCCACACCGTTGAAGACCAGACGACAGCGTCCTTCGTGCCGCAAAACGGACAGCCTATTCCGCTCACCTACGGTGTAGACTATGTAGCCAAAGATCAGACCGGATCAGCCTCCGCCGATATCGACGCGCCTATCGTCTTCGTCGGCTACGGCATTGACGCGCCGGAATACCACTGGAACGACTATGCAGGCGTAGACGTCAAGGGCAAGGTCCTGCTGGTGATCGTGAACGAGCCTCCGTCGACCGACGACAGCTTCTTCAAGGGCAAGACGATGACCTACTACGGCCGCTGGACCTACAAGTACGAAGAGGCATCGCGCAAAGGCGCCCTGGGCGTGCTCATCATCCACCGCGAGGATCTGGCCAGCTACCCATGGCACGTAGTGCGCGACTCGCAGGCGATCGAGAAGTCCTACCTCCAAGGTGATCCGACCGCAACACTGGAGGCAGCAAGCTGGATTCAGCATGATGCGGCTCAGAAGCTGCTGACTGCGGCAGGACAAGGAACCGTCGACGCCATGATTGACGCGGCCGGAAAGCGCGGCTTCCACGCCATTGAGCTTCCAGTACGCTTCAAGGCGCACATCGCGAACAAGGTTCGCCACTACGATTCGGCCAACGTCGTCGGCGAAGTACCCGGCGAGCAGTCAGGACAAGCTGTCCTCTACTCCGCCCACTACGACCATCTCGGCATCGACCCGAACGCGAAGGGCGATAACATATACAACGGTGCCGCCGACAACGCCACGGGCTGCGGCATTCTGCTGGAGATGGCCCGTGCCTTCGCGCAGACCAAGCCGCCGCATAGCGTCTACTTCGCCTCCGTCACCGCTGAAGAGCAGGGACTGCTCGGCTCACAATGGCTCGGCATGCATCCGCCGGTTCCAGCCGCGCAGATCTCGCTCGACCTGAACTACGACATGCTCAACCCCATCGGCATCCCGACCGCGACTGAGATCAGCGGTGCCGAGCGCACCACCTTCTACCCGGAAGTGGAGAAGACAGCCAAGGCCTTCAACCTGACCATCGAGCCCGATCAATTCCCCGGCGCCGGTCATTACTACCGCTCCGACCACTTCAGCCTAGCCCGGGTGGGGATACCATCATTCTCCATCGGCCAAGGCACCACCTTCGAGGGCCATGATGCGCAGTGGGGCAAGCAACAGATGGAAGACTTCGTTGCCCACCGCTACCATCAACCGTCGGACGAATACAGGGCAGAAATGGACTTCCGAGGCGATGCCAGAATGGCGCAATTCGGGTTCATTCTTGGATGGGAAGCATCGTCGTTGCCGCAGTCAATCGGGTGGCAGCCGGGCGACGAGTTCGAAGCCGCCCGCAAGAAGGTAAATTAG
- a CDS encoding A/G-specific adenine glycosylase: protein MKTPAELHQFRRLLLDWFDAHARDLPWRRTDDPYAIWVSEIMLQQTRVNAVLDHYARFLSRFPTIAALAMAEEPEVLAVWSGLGYYRRARMLHKAAKAVVNDLGGKLPETADLLRRLPGIGEYTKAAIASIAFSEPIAAVDGNVERVVMRLTGSEATNGSQDRAVRETAQALLDQNRPGDFNQAMMELGATLCLPKNPLCLECPVQGLCRTRGEHPTVKRPKMRSKAIYFAFIERKKRKNSSEILLEQRPHDASLMAGMWELPHLDPTKADPNRLLLSLRHSITTTNYQVSILRFAPEEEASLPEHNARKWIKADEVQQLPLTGLARKALKRLHLLPGNTSTILPVKAPAATRGLLFPNNSVAE from the coding sequence ATGAAAACCCCAGCCGAGCTTCACCAGTTTCGCCGTCTGCTCCTCGACTGGTTCGATGCCCACGCCCGCGACCTTCCCTGGCGGCGAACCGACGACCCCTACGCAATCTGGGTTTCGGAGATCATGCTCCAGCAGACGCGTGTGAATGCGGTTCTCGATCATTACGCGCGCTTCCTGTCACGCTTTCCGACCATCGCAGCGCTGGCGATGGCTGAAGAGCCGGAAGTCCTGGCCGTTTGGAGCGGCCTCGGCTACTATCGCCGCGCCCGCATGCTGCACAAAGCGGCAAAGGCCGTAGTGAATGACTTGGGCGGTAAGCTGCCCGAGACCGCCGACCTCCTGCGCAGACTTCCCGGCATCGGCGAATACACCAAGGCCGCCATCGCCAGCATCGCCTTCAGTGAGCCGATTGCCGCCGTAGACGGAAACGTCGAGCGCGTGGTCATGCGCCTGACCGGATCGGAGGCGACAAACGGCAGTCAGGACCGAGCCGTCCGCGAAACCGCCCAGGCCCTGCTCGACCAGAACCGGCCGGGCGACTTCAACCAGGCCATGATGGAACTGGGCGCGACCCTCTGCCTGCCGAAGAATCCGCTCTGCCTCGAATGCCCCGTACAGGGGCTCTGCCGGACGCGCGGCGAACACCCAACCGTAAAACGCCCCAAAATGCGCTCAAAAGCCATCTATTTCGCCTTTATCGAGCGAAAAAAACGCAAAAATAGCAGCGAAATTCTGCTCGAACAGCGCCCCCACGACGCTTCGCTGATGGCTGGAATGTGGGAACTTCCCCATCTTGACCCCACCAAAGCCGATCCGAATCGCCTCCTGCTTTCCCTGCGTCATTCCATCACCACAACCAACTATCAGGTCAGCATCCTCCGCTTCGCGCCGGAAGAAGAAGCCAGCCTTCCCGAGCACAACGCAAGAAAGTGGATCAAAGCTGATGAAGTGCAGCAGCTGCCTCTGACAGGCTTGGCGCGCAAGGCGCTCAAGCGACTCCATCTGCTGCCAGGAAACACATCGACCATCCTTCCCGTAAAAGCGCCCGCTGCAACGCGAGGGCTGCTCTTCCCGAACAATTCTGTAGCAGAATAG
- a CDS encoding 3-keto-disaccharide hydrolase, giving the protein MRIHISQLVAFAVLGSVVSLLPAQEAAKPKPQDTEVWEPVPKVVTPGATNEAPPSDAIVLFDGKNLDEWVSAQDHSPAKWTVSDGILVVSKTAGNIETKRSFKNYQLHIEWRIPENITGSDQARGNSGVFLASTGPGDAGYELQVLDSYNNKTYVNGQAGSIYKQSAPLVNPNRKPGEWQSYDVVWTAPTFNDDGTLKTPAYVTVFFNGVLVQNHFQLKGQTLYIGQPFYKKYDTAPIKLQAHGDKSEPISYRNIWIRELN; this is encoded by the coding sequence ATGCGCATCCACATCTCGCAACTCGTCGCCTTCGCCGTTCTTGGTTCCGTTGTCTCGCTTCTGCCCGCGCAGGAAGCCGCGAAACCCAAGCCTCAGGACACGGAAGTCTGGGAACCTGTGCCCAAAGTCGTAACACCGGGCGCCACCAACGAAGCGCCGCCCTCTGACGCCATCGTCCTTTTCGATGGCAAAAATCTCGACGAGTGGGTTTCAGCGCAGGATCACTCACCGGCCAAATGGACCGTCTCCGACGGCATTCTCGTCGTGAGCAAAACCGCCGGCAACATCGAAACCAAACGGTCGTTCAAGAACTACCAGCTCCACATTGAGTGGAGAATCCCCGAGAACATCACCGGCAGCGATCAGGCACGCGGCAACAGCGGCGTCTTTCTCGCTTCCACCGGTCCCGGCGATGCTGGATACGAACTGCAGGTCCTCGACTCCTACAACAACAAGACCTACGTCAACGGACAGGCCGGCAGCATCTACAAACAAAGCGCTCCGCTCGTCAATCCGAATCGCAAGCCCGGTGAATGGCAGAGCTACGACGTAGTCTGGACCGCGCCCACCTTCAACGACGATGGCACGCTGAAAACGCCAGCCTACGTCACCGTCTTCTTCAACGGCGTGCTGGTGCAGAATCACTTCCAGTTGAAGGGGCAAACACTCTACATCGGCCAGCCGTTCTACAAAAAATACGACACCGCCCCGATCAAGCTGCAGGCGCACGGCGACAAGAGCGAGCCCATCAGCTATCGCAACATCTGGATCAGAGAGCTCAACTAA
- a CDS encoding SDR family oxidoreductase: MILVVGATGLVGSDVCLRLAKRGEPVRALVRVTSDKNKVEALRSAGVELCFGDLKEPESLAVACRGASAVVSTASSTLSRAAGDSIETVDAAGQLSLVSAARAARVNRFVFVSFRQPKGMSVPLAEAKAQVESAIAKMNFTSIQASWFMEVWLGPHLGFDYQNATARIYGPGTSPISWVSSGDVAEMCVLALEDRAAERRIIEFGGPEPLSPLEVVALFEEIGGKKFKVEHVPEEVLRGQFAAATDSMQKSFAALMLGYAYGDAMEMGAIQKEFGIKLKSVDEYAREFLYVR, encoded by the coding sequence ATGATTCTTGTTGTGGGAGCTACTGGGCTTGTAGGGAGCGATGTATGTCTAAGGCTGGCGAAGCGGGGTGAACCGGTGCGGGCGCTCGTCCGTGTGACGAGCGACAAGAACAAGGTTGAGGCCCTGCGCTCGGCGGGTGTCGAGTTGTGCTTTGGCGATTTGAAGGAGCCGGAATCGCTTGCTGTGGCGTGTCGAGGCGCGAGCGCAGTTGTGTCGACGGCAAGCTCAACGCTTTCGCGTGCGGCTGGGGATTCGATTGAAACGGTCGATGCTGCGGGGCAACTCAGCCTTGTGAGCGCAGCAAGGGCGGCGAGAGTGAATCGATTTGTTTTTGTGTCTTTTCGCCAGCCGAAAGGCATGTCTGTCCCATTGGCGGAGGCAAAGGCGCAGGTGGAGAGCGCCATCGCGAAGATGAATTTCACGAGTATTCAGGCAAGCTGGTTTATGGAGGTGTGGCTCGGTCCGCATCTTGGGTTCGACTATCAGAACGCCACCGCGCGGATCTACGGACCGGGGACCAGTCCGATCAGCTGGGTCTCGTCGGGAGATGTTGCCGAGATGTGCGTGCTTGCCCTTGAAGATCGCGCCGCGGAGCGCAGGATCATCGAGTTTGGTGGCCCTGAGCCATTGAGTCCGCTTGAGGTGGTCGCGCTCTTTGAGGAAATCGGCGGCAAGAAGTTTAAGGTGGAGCACGTTCCGGAGGAGGTTTTGCGCGGTCAGTTTGCGGCAGCCACGGACTCGATGCAGAAGAGTTTTGCAGCGTTGATGCTCGGGTATGCGTACGGAGATGCGATGGAGATGGGAGCGATCCAGAAGGAGTTTGGGATCAAGCTCAAGAGCGTCGATGAGTATGCGCGTGAGTTTCTGTACGTGCGGTAA